The Endozoicomonas montiporae CL-33 genome contains a region encoding:
- a CDS encoding OTU domain-containing protein, whose product MLRATLLVIALVGSQWATGANYHINLVEVTHDGFCFYRAVERALGQSGDGRALFSQLTGYLQNASPFSHPMLEAHLSDAVVGSSIDSLTARLISTSPTLANRDSWAGMPELVAMAHHLNQPILVWHVNQNLEVDDHSLLVTPEQVLPVFSIDDDSGMEIPDIQLVHVGSEWWWLETRDSLQSWSIGWSAYRNQMAGVLHDRLMAGHTGQVLAEAGDDSSYHVWVYLPDTAIPDDLLILDRSSITALQRMLFAASWRAWMQLYTDMKIELKYAVADADSFILPDYQWAQERYDRVVRAMDNGCRILVSGAACSTVGNAMNDYLLVAGESLKGFMRSILPARCGVWDTLSKFRPVIDMYVQNYAGLTFCGLFAAFLKSTQLSDVTPSNLQLQFPHLLSIRLPSGQQHPAQISFSPGSVTIPFDVSNPLHHILFSLYITARSYQLANQCLRISLRFTDDDLSKLLGRYDEPAIKSYVEAQMAEYSKILLRIRAVIHALGFRYYPEFWQSEHYQAITICDGRSIVFHSDDFQPRDGWHHLQPPSQDKQSK is encoded by the coding sequence GTGCTCCGTGCAACTCTACTGGTAATAGCTCTTGTTGGCAGCCAGTGGGCAACAGGTGCCAATTATCATATTAATCTGGTAGAAGTCACTCACGATGGTTTCTGTTTTTACCGCGCGGTCGAAAGAGCTTTGGGGCAGTCCGGAGACGGGCGAGCCCTGTTTAGTCAGCTGACCGGCTATTTGCAAAATGCCTCGCCTTTCAGTCACCCGATGCTTGAAGCGCATCTCAGTGATGCGGTGGTGGGCAGCAGTATTGATAGCCTGACTGCCAGGCTGATTTCAACGTCGCCGACACTGGCCAATCGTGACAGCTGGGCAGGTATGCCCGAGCTGGTGGCAATGGCTCACCATTTGAACCAGCCAATACTGGTATGGCATGTGAATCAGAATTTAGAGGTGGATGATCACAGTCTGTTGGTTACGCCTGAACAGGTTTTACCGGTTTTTTCCATTGACGATGATTCGGGTATGGAAATACCGGACATTCAGCTAGTGCATGTGGGCAGCGAATGGTGGTGGCTGGAAACGAGAGACTCGTTACAGTCATGGAGTATTGGCTGGTCGGCCTATCGAAATCAGATGGCGGGCGTTTTGCATGATCGGCTGATGGCAGGGCATACCGGTCAGGTACTGGCTGAAGCAGGGGATGACTCGTCATACCATGTTTGGGTTTACTTGCCTGATACAGCGATACCCGATGATCTGTTAATACTCGATCGCAGCAGTATAACGGCGTTGCAGAGGATGTTGTTTGCTGCCAGCTGGCGAGCATGGATGCAGCTGTATACTGACATGAAAATTGAACTCAAATATGCTGTTGCTGATGCTGATAGTTTTATCCTGCCTGACTACCAGTGGGCTCAGGAGCGGTATGACAGAGTCGTTCGTGCAATGGACAACGGATGTCGCATATTGGTTTCTGGCGCGGCCTGCAGTACCGTCGGAAACGCCATGAACGATTATTTACTGGTTGCAGGCGAGAGCCTTAAAGGCTTTATGAGATCGATTTTACCTGCCAGGTGCGGGGTATGGGATACGTTGTCTAAATTCAGACCTGTTATCGATATGTACGTCCAGAATTATGCCGGGTTGACCTTTTGCGGGTTGTTTGCAGCTTTTCTGAAGAGTACTCAGTTGAGTGATGTGACTCCTAGCAACCTTCAACTCCAATTTCCGCATTTATTATCTATACGGTTGCCATCGGGTCAGCAGCATCCGGCTCAGATTTCCTTTAGTCCGGGAAGCGTCACTATTCCCTTTGATGTTTCGAATCCTCTGCACCATATTCTGTTCAGCCTGTACATCACGGCCAGATCATATCAACTGGCCAATCAGTGCCTGAGAATTTCACTAAGATTTACTGACGATGATTTATCAAAACTGCTGGGGCGCTATGATGAGCCTGCTATCAAATCATATGTAGAAGCTCAAATGGCAGAGTACAGTAAAATTTTGTTGCGTATACGAGCGGTTATTCATGCTCTGGGCTTTCGTTACTATCCTGAGTTCTGGCAGTCTGAGCATTATCAGGCGATCACTATCTGTGATGGCAGGTCGATTGTGTTTCATAGTGATGATTTTCAACCACGGGATGGCTGGCATCATTTACAGCCACCCTCGCAGGATAAGCAGTCAAAGTAA
- a CDS encoding GNAT family N-acetyltransferase: MNDSYELLIRKVNATELPMALLLEADPSEDNVRAYLSNSHCYCAELGKQVVGVCVLAERSEGCLELMNIAIGPDVQGQGFGTQLLNFVMSEARSRGVHRIELGTGTFGHQLGFYQRAEFRVEGVERDFFLDNYPEPIFENGIQHKDMLRLAVTFN, from the coding sequence ATGAACGACAGTTATGAATTACTTATTCGTAAAGTCAATGCGACTGAACTGCCCATGGCTTTGCTGCTTGAAGCGGATCCTTCAGAAGATAATGTTCGGGCATACCTTAGTAACAGTCATTGCTATTGTGCCGAGCTGGGTAAGCAGGTTGTGGGTGTCTGTGTCTTGGCTGAGCGGTCTGAAGGTTGCCTTGAGTTGATGAATATTGCCATCGGCCCCGATGTTCAGGGTCAGGGGTTTGGCACCCAACTCTTGAATTTTGTGATGAGTGAAGCTCGTTCCCGTGGCGTTCATCGTATTGAGCTGGGTACAGGCACCTTTGGGCATCAGCTGGGTTTTTACCAGAGAGCCGAGTTTCGCGTGGAAGGCGTGGAGCGTGATTTTTTTCTGGATAATTATCCCGAGCCCATTTTTGAAAATGGTATTCAGCATAAAGACATGCTCAGGCTGGCAGTGACTTTTAATTGA
- a CDS encoding MarR family winged helix-turn-helix transcriptional regulator, which translates to MDLNNSITYQITKCGALLRQLSTLRLRNQGLNITPEEATLLNQLWDKDAQSLSELGTWSIKEASTVTRQIDSLEKKGYINRVPDPQDGRKTLAKLTTTGKQLKSAFRKTAIHAIDETLTDISREELEITLSVLNRLKQAACEELQ; encoded by the coding sequence ATGGACCTGAACAATTCCATTACCTACCAGATCACAAAATGCGGCGCACTGCTGCGACAGCTGTCTACCCTCCGTCTGCGAAATCAGGGTCTGAATATTACGCCTGAAGAAGCCACGCTGCTAAATCAGTTGTGGGACAAGGACGCACAATCTCTCTCCGAGCTGGGCACCTGGAGTATCAAAGAAGCATCAACGGTTACCCGGCAAATCGACTCCCTTGAAAAAAAAGGCTACATAAATCGAGTACCTGATCCGCAGGATGGCAGAAAAACGCTCGCCAAGCTCACGACCACCGGCAAGCAGTTAAAAAGTGCATTCCGCAAAACAGCCATTCATGCCATAGATGAAACACTGACCGACATTTCGAGAGAAGAGCTGGAAATCACCCTGAGTGTACTGAATCGCCTGAAGCAGGCTGCTTGTGAGGAGCTGCAGTAA